A window from Primulina huaijiensis isolate GDHJ02 chromosome 11, ASM1229523v2, whole genome shotgun sequence encodes these proteins:
- the LOC140988087 gene encoding sulfiredoxin, chloroplastic/mitochondrial isoform X2, translated as MYVSKAVTEGGISNYLLFSRRRGKEMANFTPCNFRTFSVSASVNGSPPGAPQLGGPVILELPLDLIRRPLMRTRANDPQKVKELVQSIGEIGLQVPIDVLEVDGKYYGFSGCHRFEAHQQLGLPTIRCKVRRGTKETLRHHLR; from the exons atgtacgtGTCCAAAGCTGTAACTGAAGGTGGAATATCCAATTATCTTCTTTTCTCTCGTCGGAGAGGAAAAGAAATGGCAAATTTCACGCCTTGCAATTTCAGGACCTTCTCTGTGTCTGCATCAGTTAACG GATCTCCACCTGGTGCTCCTCAACTGGGTGGACCAGTGATCCTTGAACTTCCCTTGGATCTAATTCGGAGACCTCTCATGAGAACAAGAGCTAATGACCCACAAAAGGTGAAGGAACTTGTGCAAAGTATTGGTGAAATTGGGCTCCAAGTACCG ATTGATGTTCTGGAGGTTGATGGCAAATACTACG GTTTTTCTGGGTGCCACCGATTTGAAGCTCATCAGCAGCTAGGGTTGCCGACAATACGTTGCAAAGTACGCCGTGGGACAAAGGAAACTTTGAG GCATCACCTTCGTTGA